Within the Garra rufa chromosome 16, GarRuf1.0, whole genome shotgun sequence genome, the region acacacgcacacactttaTAGTATTACAGATACAATAAGAAAATATAAGACATTAAAACATAActaataaacacttgaatgtttGAATGTTTattaagaacaaaaaaaaaaaaacagaaatgtacctttaaaaaaaaccttGACACTGAAGTTCATTAATGAGAGAACAAAAaccaaaatcacaaaagcagCAGTTAAAACTAGACAAAACATTAACATGTTCATTAAaataagcaataaaataaaaggaaaccaaaATGTGCAGTCAAACTTTGTCCAGTGGTTCATGAAGTAAATTAAAtgtaaacaatatttaaaactcccaccaattaattaaaaacaattcaAAGAGATTTCCTGTTAGTTAAAAAGGAATGTGCTCACTATGACAAAAAAATTCatcatttaaaaaagttaaagaaAACCTTAAGTAAAAGTCCTGTAGATTAATGAAATGCTACCTTTCATTTACTTCTTTGAGGAATGCAATGAGAAGCCGATTTTGAGGCATCCCAGTTCTTTATCAGCGCTTCCTAAAACGCCCTGAACTCTGTAGTTACCATTGGTCAACCAGCTAGGCAGTTCAACATCTGGTATGACGATCTCTGACGAAGGCAAAGCATAATCACCCTGGACAAATATGATATGAGAAATACTATACCTCTGAAAATGCATAACAGAATTTTTGGTCTAGTAAAATCAAGTAAATGACTCACAGCTTTGAACGGGCAGTGGCAGGGCAGGCCGTAAGTATGCAGAGGCTCAGGACAGTCCTGTCCTGGCGGGATGAGTTGATCGAGCAGGTCACAGGCATTAGGATAATGACAACTTCCTATTTCATCCAGACATGGTATTTTCACCCACACACCGACTACTTCTCTTTCTAACGTCACGTTAACCTGAAACAAATAACATGGTGCAAACATGGAGTTAAGTTTTTGAaacaaaggcaattttctcaatactttgatttttagcatcctcagatttcagattttcaaatagttgtatctcagccaaatattgtcctatcctaccaaaccatacatcaatggaaagcttatctatttatttagtgctttcagatgatgtaaaaatcactcatgactggttttgtggttcagggtcacattttacaaattatttttaaaaaagtaaattgaaTTACTTCCTGATTTGTTGCCCTATTTGTATAATAAAAGTCAAATTTGAGTGCTTTCAATACATGAGCCTAATTCTATTTTGGCATGTATTTGGTTGAACTTGTCGTAGAAACAATGTAATAATTGGCTCATATATTGCATAGGCAAGGCTGgctagtaactgattacatgtaatctggattacataatcagattccaaaaaattGACttgcaattacattaaaatactcataatcagactacagttacttgtatattgtataatgcattacaatataaaAGCAACAAATTGTTCATAATTATTGATCCTCCCTAATTCCTCTTTTTCCATCTTTTAAACTGTCCTTTCTAAAATAACCGACTGCTTttatacattcagaaagtcttTGTGTTTTGCtgacattcacacaaagatcagTCAAGATCTGGCAACACAGCATTTGACCAGACTGACTTACAAAATCATTTCAATTTTAAGaagaaaactcattttgagaaaacagtctttaaaaatatgtattgtaattgaaatgcattgacacaaacagataaagtgctataaaagaaacacttaacagtggcttttgggtgttttctttccactagtctgaaaaaaacaaacactttttgagagcccaaaatctcaaacttgacaggtgcatgaaaaaaaaaaagtgtgtttccCTTAAACTCATTAACCCCCTGCAGCTCCTTTGCAAACACTAGTTGGGGATACCTTGATGTACTATATTGTTTAATGCAACAAATGTAAGATACTTTCTTGCTCTTTGTATTTTATGTCAAAATGctacaagattatcctatttaaatcaatgtgataaacaatgTTAGATTATattaatgagaatcattcataaatctgctgctgtcagcaaaaagttgtattgtaattttactgttgttctgtaaaataaaataaaaaaattaaaacaaaaataatgataacagtcATTACAACatctctattaatacatttacatttgctcagcaaggctgcatttatttgtacattataaaacatatgcctgattcaagaagggggtcttaaaatagGCCAAAGAACATTATTTTACAAACTTATTGATTTTAAGCTAA harbors:
- the gm2a gene encoding ganglioside GM2 activator, which produces MSCKMKSFVSVFIALLAANCFWLEASSHLLDRRLSKLTMVWGFSWKNCGKQDDPAQLKTLSISPDPISIPGQLTAAASGSTSVALTSPLSVNVTLEREVVGVWVKIPCLDEIGSCHYPNACDLLDQLIPPGQDCPEPLHTYGLPCHCPFKAGDYALPSSEIVIPDVELPSWLTNGNYRVQGVLGSADKELGCLKIGFSLHSSKK